From the Microbacterium sp. W4I4 genome, one window contains:
- a CDS encoding LacI family DNA-binding transcriptional regulator, whose product MPASVKDVAANAGVSASTVSNYLNHPHLLSESTRQRVGAAVTELGYVPNESARQLRAGAGRTIALILLDAWLPYFNELSRGVEDVTRAGGWSLFFSNSGRDLAQEQRNIEMFEAHRAQGVIIYPLGDVHPQLEGLARRGIRSVVIGADRPSPLVGCVPFDDRGGGRLAGRHLVEIGRRRIAFLGDPRTVSQSADRLAGLEEAASHSASIEVITTEGLTIQAGLDAANRILERPEHARPDALFAANDMLAIGAQTALLREGVAVPDDIAIVGFDDVDQARQALVPLTTIRQPGYEIGRAAASALLQLLDAPAEPIPTVAPFAAELVVRASTTG is encoded by the coding sequence ATGCCCGCCAGCGTCAAGGACGTCGCCGCAAACGCCGGCGTCTCGGCTTCCACCGTCTCGAACTACCTCAACCACCCGCACCTGCTCAGCGAGAGCACCCGGCAGCGGGTGGGCGCGGCGGTGACCGAGCTGGGATACGTGCCCAACGAGTCCGCACGCCAGCTGCGGGCGGGCGCGGGACGGACGATCGCCCTCATCCTCCTGGATGCCTGGCTGCCGTACTTCAACGAGCTCTCCCGCGGCGTCGAGGACGTCACGCGAGCGGGCGGGTGGTCGCTGTTCTTCAGCAACAGCGGGCGCGATCTCGCGCAGGAGCAGCGCAACATCGAGATGTTCGAGGCGCACCGCGCCCAGGGTGTCATCATCTACCCGCTCGGGGATGTGCATCCGCAGCTGGAGGGGCTCGCCCGCCGAGGCATCCGCTCTGTCGTCATCGGTGCCGACCGCCCCTCGCCGCTCGTCGGCTGCGTTCCTTTCGACGATCGCGGAGGCGGACGACTCGCGGGGCGGCATCTGGTGGAGATCGGACGCCGGAGGATCGCGTTCCTCGGCGACCCGCGAACCGTGAGCCAATCGGCCGATCGTCTCGCCGGCCTCGAGGAGGCGGCGAGCCACAGCGCATCGATCGAAGTGATCACGACTGAGGGCCTCACGATCCAGGCCGGCCTCGACGCCGCGAACCGCATCCTCGAGCGTCCGGAGCACGCGCGCCCCGATGCGCTGTTCGCCGCCAACGACATGCTGGCCATCGGCGCGCAGACGGCTCTGCTGCGCGAGGGCGTCGCGGTGCCGGATGACATCGCTATCGTCGGCTTCGATGATGTCGACCAGGCCCGACAGGCCCTGGTGCCTCTCACGACGATCCGCCAGCCCGGGTACGAGATCGGACGCGCCGCGGCATCCGCCCTGCTGCAGTTGCTCGACGCCCCGGCGGAGCCGATCCCGACTGTCGCGCCGTTCGCCGCCGAGCTGGTCGTCCGCGCGTCGACGACGGGCTGA